One genomic window of Gossypium hirsutum isolate 1008001.06 chromosome D11, Gossypium_hirsutum_v2.1, whole genome shotgun sequence includes the following:
- the LOC107912637 gene encoding serine/threonine protein phosphatase 2A 59 kDa regulatory subunit B' zeta isoform isoform X2 → MMKQIFGKLPRKPSKSSQHEPNGDALNGSHLNGGTVSSHSSSSANSNQGKKTDPLASQAGLMLVSGIYEALPGFRDVPSTEKQILFLKKLNMCCVVFDFSDPTKNLREKDIKKQTLLELVNYISSVTSKFNELAVQEMTRMVSANLFRTFPSPSHDNKLLEIYDLEDEEPAMDPAWPHLQIVYELLLRFVVSPETDAKLAKRYMDHSFVLKLLDLFDSDNHRERDYLKTILHQIYGKFMVHRPFIRKVINNIFYRFIFETEKHNGIAELLEILGSIINGFALPLKEEHKLFLVRALIPLHKPKCASTYHQQLSYCITQFVEKDYKLADTVIRGLLKYWPVINSSKEVMFVGELEEVLEATQAAEFQRCVVPLFRQIGRCLNSSHFQVAERALFLWNNDHIRNLIIQNRSVILPIIFPALERNTSGHWNQAVQSFTLNVRKMFTDVDHMLFDECLSRFQEDELKEKEMQERRELTWKHLEDVVSSTTAASNEAVLVSRFVSSIAIATATATSPTPMVGS, encoded by the exons ATGATGAAGCAGATATTCGGAAAGCTACCGCGAAAACCATCGAAATCATCCCAACATGAACCCAACGGTGATGCACTCAATG GTTCACATTTGAATGGTGGGACTGTTAGTTCTCATTCATCCAGTTCGGCCAACTCAAATCAAGGGAAGAAAACTGACCCTCTTGCAAGCCAAGCTGGTCTTATGTTGGTTTCAGGGATTTATGAGGCTTTGCCTGGTTTCCGGGATGTTCCCAGCACGGAAAAGCAGATTCTTTTCCTTAAGAAGTTGAATATGTGTTGTGTGGTTTTTGATTTTAGTGATCCAACTAAGAACCTTAGGGAGAAGGACATAAAGAAGCAGACTCTGTTGGAGCTTGTTAATTATATTTCCTCAGTTACATCCAAGTTCAATGAGTTGGCGGTGCAAGAGATGACTAGAATGGTTTCTGCTAATCTCTTTAGAACATTTCCATCTCCGAGTCACGATAACAAGCTTCTAGAAATCTATGATTTGGAAGATGAGGAACCGGCCATGGATCCTGCTTGGCCTCATCTTCAGATTGTGTATGAACTTttacttagatttgtggtctcaccAGAGACTGATGCCAAGCTTGCTAAGAGATACATGGATCATTCATTTGTGTTGAAATTGTTGGATTTGTTTGATTCAGATAACCATAGAGAGAGGGATTATCTGAAGACAATTCTACATCAAATTTATGGGAAGTTCATGGTGCATCGACCATTTATTAGGAAAGTCATCAACAATATCTTCTACAGGTTTATTTTTGAGACAGAGAAGCACAATGGTATAGCTGAGTTGCTTGAAATCTTGGGAAGTATAATAAATGGGTTTGCCTTGCCTTTGAAGGAAGAGCACAAGCTCTTCTTGGTACGAGCCCTGATTCCTCTTCACAAGCCCAAGTGTGCATCCACATACCATCAGCAGCTTTCTTATTGCATTACTCAGTTTGTTGAGAAAGACTACAAGCTGGCTGATACTGTCATCCGAGGCCTACTAAAGTATTGGCCTGTCATTAATAGTTCAAAGGAGGTAATGTTCGTGGGAGAGTTGGAAGAAGTTCTAGAAGCTACTCAGGCAGCAGAATTCCAACGCTGTGTGGTTCCTCTTTTCCGTCAGATTGGCCGCTGCCTCAATAGCTCTCATTTTCAG GTAGCGGAACGGGCCTTGTTTTTGTGGAACAATGATCACATAAGAAATCTGATCATCCAGAACCGCTCAGTAATACTCCCTATAATCTTCCCTGCACTGGAGAGAAACACCAGTGGTCATTGGAACCAGGCAGTCCAGAGCTTTACACTAAATGTCAGGAAGATGTTCACGGATGTTGATCATATGCTTTTTGACGAGTGTTTATCCAGATTCCAagaagatgaattgaaggaaaaagaGATGCAGGAAAGGCGGGAACTAACCTGGAAGCATTTGGAAGATGTGGTTTCATCTACTACCGCAGCAAGTAATGAGGCTGTACTGGTTTCTAGATTTGTCTCTTCCATTGCCATTGCCACTGCTACTGCCACCAGCCCAACCCCAATGGTGGGCAGTTGA
- the LOC107912637 gene encoding serine/threonine protein phosphatase 2A 59 kDa regulatory subunit B' gamma isoform isoform X1: MMKQIFGKLPRKPSKSSQHEPNGDALNGNSFFDSSLGPNSLNSSKPGSAFKFSNSGSHLNGGTVSSHSSSSANSNQGKKTDPLASQAGLMLVSGIYEALPGFRDVPSTEKQILFLKKLNMCCVVFDFSDPTKNLREKDIKKQTLLELVNYISSVTSKFNELAVQEMTRMVSANLFRTFPSPSHDNKLLEIYDLEDEEPAMDPAWPHLQIVYELLLRFVVSPETDAKLAKRYMDHSFVLKLLDLFDSDNHRERDYLKTILHQIYGKFMVHRPFIRKVINNIFYRFIFETEKHNGIAELLEILGSIINGFALPLKEEHKLFLVRALIPLHKPKCASTYHQQLSYCITQFVEKDYKLADTVIRGLLKYWPVINSSKEVMFVGELEEVLEATQAAEFQRCVVPLFRQIGRCLNSSHFQVAERALFLWNNDHIRNLIIQNRSVILPIIFPALERNTSGHWNQAVQSFTLNVRKMFTDVDHMLFDECLSRFQEDELKEKEMQERRELTWKHLEDVVSSTTAASNEAVLVSRFVSSIAIATATATSPTPMVGS, from the exons ATGATGAAGCAGATATTCGGAAAGCTACCGCGAAAACCATCGAAATCATCCCAACATGAACCCAACGGTGATGCACTCAATGGTAATTCCTTTTTCGACTCTTCTCTTGGACCCAATTCTTTAAACAGCTCTAAACCTGGTTCCGCTTTTAAATTCTCAAATTCAGGTTCACATTTGAATGGTGGGACTGTTAGTTCTCATTCATCCAGTTCGGCCAACTCAAATCAAGGGAAGAAAACTGACCCTCTTGCAAGCCAAGCTGGTCTTATGTTGGTTTCAGGGATTTATGAGGCTTTGCCTGGTTTCCGGGATGTTCCCAGCACGGAAAAGCAGATTCTTTTCCTTAAGAAGTTGAATATGTGTTGTGTGGTTTTTGATTTTAGTGATCCAACTAAGAACCTTAGGGAGAAGGACATAAAGAAGCAGACTCTGTTGGAGCTTGTTAATTATATTTCCTCAGTTACATCCAAGTTCAATGAGTTGGCGGTGCAAGAGATGACTAGAATGGTTTCTGCTAATCTCTTTAGAACATTTCCATCTCCGAGTCACGATAACAAGCTTCTAGAAATCTATGATTTGGAAGATGAGGAACCGGCCATGGATCCTGCTTGGCCTCATCTTCAGATTGTGTATGAACTTttacttagatttgtggtctcaccAGAGACTGATGCCAAGCTTGCTAAGAGATACATGGATCATTCATTTGTGTTGAAATTGTTGGATTTGTTTGATTCAGATAACCATAGAGAGAGGGATTATCTGAAGACAATTCTACATCAAATTTATGGGAAGTTCATGGTGCATCGACCATTTATTAGGAAAGTCATCAACAATATCTTCTACAGGTTTATTTTTGAGACAGAGAAGCACAATGGTATAGCTGAGTTGCTTGAAATCTTGGGAAGTATAATAAATGGGTTTGCCTTGCCTTTGAAGGAAGAGCACAAGCTCTTCTTGGTACGAGCCCTGATTCCTCTTCACAAGCCCAAGTGTGCATCCACATACCATCAGCAGCTTTCTTATTGCATTACTCAGTTTGTTGAGAAAGACTACAAGCTGGCTGATACTGTCATCCGAGGCCTACTAAAGTATTGGCCTGTCATTAATAGTTCAAAGGAGGTAATGTTCGTGGGAGAGTTGGAAGAAGTTCTAGAAGCTACTCAGGCAGCAGAATTCCAACGCTGTGTGGTTCCTCTTTTCCGTCAGATTGGCCGCTGCCTCAATAGCTCTCATTTTCAG GTAGCGGAACGGGCCTTGTTTTTGTGGAACAATGATCACATAAGAAATCTGATCATCCAGAACCGCTCAGTAATACTCCCTATAATCTTCCCTGCACTGGAGAGAAACACCAGTGGTCATTGGAACCAGGCAGTCCAGAGCTTTACACTAAATGTCAGGAAGATGTTCACGGATGTTGATCATATGCTTTTTGACGAGTGTTTATCCAGATTCCAagaagatgaattgaaggaaaaagaGATGCAGGAAAGGCGGGAACTAACCTGGAAGCATTTGGAAGATGTGGTTTCATCTACTACCGCAGCAAGTAATGAGGCTGTACTGGTTTCTAGATTTGTCTCTTCCATTGCCATTGCCACTGCTACTGCCACCAGCCCAACCCCAATGGTGGGCAGTTGA
- the LOC107912636 gene encoding pyrophosphate--fructose 6-phosphate 1-phosphotransferase subunit beta, whose translation MSPAIAASNGLPVSRNEEGPSRFLLPSDYGDFQTNRLNHTPPLPSILKNPFQVVDGHPTTAAGNPNEIANLFPNLYGQPSVSLVPGQSEVKGQSLKVGVVFSGGQAPGGHNVITGIFDYLQERARGSTLYGFKGGPAGIMSCKYVKLTADLIYPYRNQGGFHMICSSRDKIETPEQLKQAEETVKKLDLDGLVIIGGDDSNTNACLLAEYFRSKNMKTQVIGCPKTIDGDLKCKDVPISFGFDTACKIYSEMIGNVMVDARSTGKYYHFIRLMGRAASHITLECALQTHPNIAIIGEEVAAKKLTMKNVTNYIADIICKRMELGFNYGVIILPEGLIDFIPEVKQLIAELNEILAHDVVDEAGMWKRKLRSHSHDLFEFLPQSIQEQLLLERDPHGNVQVAKIETEKMLIQMVEAELDQRKQKGAYKGQFQGKPHFFGYEGRCGFPTNFDANYCNALGYATGILLHSGKTGLISSVGNLTAPVDEWTVGGTALTSLMDVERRHGKFKPVIKKALVDLEGAPMLKFASLRDDWALKNRYLSSGPIQFVGPYANDINYTLMLELGAQFHF comes from the exons ATGTCACCCGCTATCGCCGCCAGCAACGGCTTGCCTGTCTCCCGAAACGAGGAAGGCCCCAGCCGCTTCCTCCTCCCCTCCGACTACGGTGACTTCCAAACTAACCGATTGAACCACACCCCTCCCCTCCCTTCTATCCTTAAAAACCCCTTCCAAGTCGTCGATGGCCACCCTACTACGGCTGCCGGAAACCCAA ATGAGATAGCCAACTTGTTTCCGAATCTTTATGGGCAACCATCGGTTTCGTTGGTTCCAGGACAGTCAGAAGTGAAGGGTCAGAGTTTGAAGGTTGGAGTCGTTTTTTCTGGAGGACAAGCTCCTGGTGGACACAATGTCATAACCGGGATTTTCG ATTACTTGCAAGAACGGGCAAGAGGAAGCACTCTTTATGGCTTTAAGGGCGGTCCTGCAGGCATCATGAGCTGCAAATATGTTAAACTCACTGCAGACTTAATCTATCCTTACAGAAACCAG GGTGGGTTCCATATGATTTGCAGTAGTAGAGACAAGATTGAAACTCCAGAACAG CTTAAGCAAGCTGAAGAAACAGTGAAGAAGCTTGATTTGGATGGGCTTGTTATCATTGGTGGGGATGACTCGAATACAAATGCTTGCCTTCTTGCTGAGTACTTTAG GAGTAAAAATATGAAGACACAAGTTATTGGATGCCCAAAGACCATTGATGGTGATTTGAAATGCAAAGATGTGCCTATAAGCTTTGGATTCGACACTGCATGCAAG ATATATTCTGAAATGATTGGAAACGTCATGGTAGATGCCCGTTCAACTGGAAAATACTACCACT TCATAAGGCTAATGGGACGTGCAGCTTCTCACATTACATTGGAGTGTGCTTTGCAGACTCACCCGAACATTGCTATTATAGGAGAAGAG GTTGCTGCCAAGAAGTTGACAATGAAGAATGTTACAAATTATATTGCAGATATAATCTGCAAACGCATGGAACTAGGATTTAATTATGGTGTAATAATTTTACCAGAAGGCCTTATTGATTTCATTCCGGAG GTAAAACAACTTATTGCAGAGCTCAATGAAATTTTAGCCCATGATGTTGTTGATGAAGCTGGGATGTGGAAAAGGAAACTTAGAAGCCACTCTCATGACCTTTTTGAGTTTTTGCCTCAATCAATTCAGGAGCAGCTGCTACTTGAAAGAGATCCCCATGGGAATGTGCAG GTTGCCAAGATAGAAACAGAAAAAATGCTCATTCAAATGGTGGAAGCTGAATTGGATCAAAGGAAGCAAAAAGGtgcatataagggacaatttcaAGGAAAACCCCATTTTTTCGG CTACGAGGGTAGATGCGGATTTCCAACGAACTTCGATGCAAACTACTGTAATGCATTGGGTTATGCTACTGGAATCCTCCTTCATTCTGGGAAAACCGGACTGATTTCATCG GTGGGTAATTTGACTGCACCAGTAGATGAATGGACTGTCGGAGGAACAGCATTAACATCATTAATGGATGTTGAACGCCGACATG GGAAGTTCAAGCCTGTGATTAAGAAGGCATTGGTGGACCTTGAAG GTGCACCAATGTTGAAATTTGCATCCTTGCGAGATGATTGGGCGCTTAAGAATCGGTATTTAAGCTCAG GACCCATTCAATTCGTTGGTCCttatgcaaatgacatcaactaCACTCTAATGCTGGAGCTGGGGGCACAATTTCATTTTTAA
- the LOC107912638 gene encoding uncharacterized protein has translation MSFLAGRLAGKEGAFFFQESKQAVNRLVEKTPKNLPSNPPSLGQQTQADVLPEVLKHSLPSKIFRQPSDASSLSRSSKWALHPHPTNASSSSPDALNPLRAYVSLPQVTFGPKRWEFPTTEHSTMASTANELRKDKYTPLNPEKLKAAAEGLKRIGMAFIVATTMVFGGAALMFGIAASKLELHSSDDVRTKGKDLVQPKFEMIREQLVPLRTWAENTSKKWHLEREDAIKDKPIIKELSKTLGAKTSN, from the exons ATGAGTTTTCTCGCGGGAAGGCTAGCAGGAAAAGAAGGCGCCTTCTTTTTCCAGGAATCCAAACAAGCCGTCAACCGTTTGGTCGAGAAAACCCCCAAAAACCTCCCATCAAACCCACCGTCGCTTGGGCAACAAACTCAAGCTGACGTCCTTCCTGAGGTCCTCAAGCATTCTTTGCCTTCTAAGATCTTCAGGCAACCCTCCGATGCTTCGTCTCTATCGAGGTCCTCCAAGTGGGCCCTCCATCCTCATCCAACCAATGCCTCCAGTTCTTCCCCTGATGCCTTGAACCCTCTCAGGGCTTATGTTTCTCTACCCCAGGTTACTTTTGGCCCCAAAAG GTGGGAGTTCCCAACAACGGAACATTCAACCATGGCATCGACGGCTAATGAATTGCGGAAGGACAAATATACGCCTCTCAATCCGGAGAAGTTGAAAGCAGCTGCTGAAGGACTGAAGCGAA TTGGAATGGCTTTTATAGTTGCAACTACAATGGTATTCGGTGGAGCCGCCTTGATGTTTGGGATTGCAGCCTCCAAGTTGGAGTTGCACAGT AGTGATGATGTCAGAACAAAAGGAAAAGACCTGGTTCAGCCTAAATTTGAAATGATTAGAGAACAGCTTGTTCCTCTGAGAACTTGG GCCGAAAACACATCGAAGAAATGGCACCTGGAAAGGGAGGACGCTATTAAAGATAAACCCATCATAAAGGAGCTTTCTAAAACTTTAGGAGCAAAAACCAGCAATTGA